A window of Suncus etruscus isolate mSunEtr1 chromosome 4, mSunEtr1.pri.cur, whole genome shotgun sequence contains these coding sequences:
- the PDPN gene encoding podoplanin, producing the protein MWKIPVLLLVLGSASFWIAADGASTARPEDDIVTTGMEDGMKTAGAEDNIVTTGAYESSSVSTLVTTSTAVVTDIPIEDQPTTEGTTHDHEGSQSTTTLTVPTSQSTDKGDDTDVIIEKDGLATVTLIGIIVGVLLAIGFIGGIIFVVVRKMSGRYS; encoded by the exons ATGTGGAAGATACCGGTGTTGCTCTTAGTTTTGGGAAGCGCATCTTTCTGGATCGCTGCCGACGGAG CCAGCACAGCCCGACCGGAGGATGACATTGTGACAACAGGTATGGAAGATGGCATGAAGACTGCAGGTGCAGAAGATAACATTGTGACTACAGGGGCCTATGAATCATCTAGTGTGAGCACTCTG GTAACAACAAGTACAGCAGTAGTAACAGACATACCCATAGAAGATCAGCCAACCACAGAAGGTACAACCCATGATCATGAAGGAAGCCAGAGCACCACAACCCTGACTGTGCCAACTAGTCAGTCCACAG ATAAAGGGGATGATACAGATGTAATCATTGAAAAAG ATGGCTTGGCAACAGTGACCCTGATTGGAATTATAGTTGGTGTCTTACTAGCCATTGGATTTATTGGTGGAATCATCTTTGTGGTTGTACGAAAAATGTCAGGAAGATACTCGTAA